In Juglans regia cultivar Chandler chromosome 13, Walnut 2.0, whole genome shotgun sequence, the DNA window tatttataaactttaatttataatttaaattatattataatttagatataaaaaaatatttttaaattcaaaaataatttttagagcCAATAGATCAAGGATAAGTATTGGCCTGGATGGAGCGGATGAGATTTTCGACCCCACCTCGCACCATGCGGATACTACCCCTAGCCCGCATCCACGACCTTCTGGGCATTTTGCGTTACCAGTCTCATGTACATGAGAATTGGTCAAACTAAGGCCCGGTCTTCATTACGTTGTTTGTTGATAATAAATTGACTAGGAAAAAACAAGTCAAAGTAGACCATATTGCTTACCTTAACTCGAACATTTCTCTGTAGCCTTTAaacaaaaatgttattaatttgtttgggaagacatataatataatagcaaAGAAATATGAGTCATGCTATCCTTGAATTATTGAGTGCCCTTCTTTGTTTAATTAGAAGGTGGGtctaaaagaataattttgctCAATTCCAACTTCTTTTTAGAATCCCTTTCTCTTGGTCAGATGAGAAATGCTTATATAAGTGAGAAAAGAATATGacaaagatttaaaaatttaaactcaccaaatcaattttattatgagAAAAGAACTCACTATTATGAAAgagaatacaaaatatatatacatatatatatatgaaaatgaattcataaattaacatgagTTAATGTGATTCGtcaaattaaaaagttatttttattaaaaatagatataatatatcatataaaattacattagtttgtaaatttatttttacaaaattatttcattgttaTAACATTTTGGAAAGAAAGCATGAAATATAAATTGGAATTAGGACTGGTTTAGTTattcaaattattataatatttttaaatttttatataaaataaaataaaaataatattttatttaaattttaaaataaaataatattttatttaatttttaatttttaatttttatgtcaactattttctataaaaacgatgagattgatatttttctctccttttcacTCATTACACCCTCTCGTAGTCTCGTGTTCCGCTcaggaaacaaaagaaaaaacagagaacaAAACCGCTTTCACTcgcaaccctctctctctctgtgcgtgTGTCTAAACCCCACTATAAAACCCATCAAAGCTCTTAATAAATCACATCCAGTCCATTCCTGAAAGCCTCTGTCCTAACGATGGAAGCTCTAAACTTCATCAAGTTTTGGAGATCCACCGGCACCTACACCTTTAACGACCATGCATCTCCTAATCCTCTTGTGGTAAAAGAGGATGAACtcgaggaagaagaggaagactCTTTCTTCGATTTGGAGATCAGCGTTTCTGATTTTGACAGCCAGAATACCAAAACCAACGACGACCCAGAAACCAGCAAAGACAAAGAAAACGTAACCAGGCTCGATTCTGCTAAACACAACCACAACCCCGCCCAAAACCCCGGCTTGAATTTCTCAGAGCCAACCCTTTCTCTCTTTCCTAACGATCTTATTTCCAGAAGAAAAATCCTCCCAATTGAGCCCAGAGATACCAAGCCTCACTCCCCTATTGCTCTGCTAAAATCAGCTCCCAGATTCCAAGTCCTCCCGTTCAAGAAGCCAAAGTCAAAGTTAATGCCGACACCAAGAACGGGGAAAACGGAGTCCAAAAGCTCTTCCATACACACCCAGAAGCAGAAAAAGCAAGATAACAATGCTTTCTTCACTGTGAAGCTCAAGGATGAAGAAACTCCAAACAGTTCATTATTCACCAGAGCAAATAGTTTGAGAAAATCCGAGAGCAAGCTACAAGACCACAAGATTTCAGAGGACTCGAAAACAGAGCGATTCTCGAAGGAAATTATACAGAAGTACTTGAACCTAATCAAACCTCTGTACGTCAAGGTCTCGAAAAGATACAGCGAAAAGTTACAGTTCCCGGAAGTCTTACCACCCTCGGCTTCACCGTCTTCGTCTCCGGCGACAATACCGTTTCCTAAGAAGCACTTGAGGAAGAGCAAATCAGCATCGGCTTCGATCGGAGTGACACAGCCAGTTAGTAGGAGAGACGATTCGCTATGGGAGCAGCATGATGGGATTCAAAGTGCCATTCTACATTGCAAGCGATCCTTAAATTCTTCTAGAGGTATTGGGATTCACCTTTAAATGCGTGCAGCGAGTCAAAGGTTCAAAATCTCAGTCTTAAATATGTATTCCGTAATTCCAGTTTTCATAATGTTCTTGCCTTCGTTTCAGAATCTTCATTATCGCGTTCTATTGGCGGCTCGTTACATGAGAAATCAAGGGATTCATTTTCTAAAGGTATAATCcactctttcattttctttttagtgaTAAAGTCTTGATTTTCCTCAATGAAGCTTATAGCGTCTGCATTTTCTGTAATTCAACTACAGATTCTTCCCTACTGTCGCGATTTACAAGTGAACCCTCTGACGAGAAATCGGTCGAAAATTGAGTTGGGGAAGGGAACGGAGTTGGCATTTGAGAGAGAAGGCAAGACATGCTCTCTGAAATTGAAAACTACATAGATGAATTAATCTAAGCATGGGACACCCTTCCATCTGCTTCTGTGTTTTGCTGTAAAAAAGGGGGGAAGAAATGGAGAGAATAGGATGGATTTTTGTATTGTTTCGTTTTTTGAATGTTTTGGTGTTTTAGATATGATGACCAGTGGGTGCTATAGACTCACTTGCTGTTGTCTGTAAAGTGATGGGCCATTATGAACAGATTGAAAATATTCTGATTTGGCATCTTTTCTGCGTTCGGTGTCTGTTTGTGGCTTTGGAACGCTGCATTCAAGCTTTCTTACATTTCGAATCATATGTGAGATAGCTTTTCAAATCGTTTATTTGGTCATTTCGATGCGTTCAGAGACTGAAATGACTAGACAGTTTTTATGCTTTTCTgatctatttttcctttcatttttggGGGgtatttttctactttttcacGAGAAAATGCTGTACTTAGTATATAAGACTGGACATTTGGTTAGCAAGCTGTAGCGGGAAAAGATGAACAATGAGGCAAAACAATGGTTTTCAGACATTGACACATATAATTTAGCAAGTCAGACTTCAGAGGCCAGTTCAATATATACATTTTGTGGAAGATGAGAAAACAAAGCAGTAAATAAAATCCTAGAAAAGATGAACATGGtccttgaaaattatatattcctTTTAAAAGGTGGTTTAgagcaaaaagaaaagcaacTTACATTTGCTTTTTGTCAAAATCTGGGtgtatttaaagtttaaacacgAGAAGAAAAGCAAGCAaaatgcttttttctttttttcattctctataTGCAACGTCCAGCAAGCCCCTTGTGCAGCTCGAGCGAAAAATGTTCTCTGCTTGCTGCAGCGCTATAAAGTTCGCATATATGCTTATGCTCCCACATGCATATATTTCATAACCATGAGCTTAAATCATTATACACATCCATCAGAATTCAGATCATGTCTGATATTGTTGTCCAAAAATGTCATCGGACAGCCATAGATACTACAGATCTAAGTGcctttttatgtattttcatgatttatttgtatgtttttggtTTGAAGTTCAACATGCTCACG includes these proteins:
- the LOC109010847 gene encoding probable membrane-associated kinase regulator 5, which encodes MEALNFIKFWRSTGTYTFNDHASPNPLVVKEDELEEEEEDSFFDLEISVSDFDSQNTKTNDDPETSKDKENVTRLDSAKHNHNPAQNPGLNFSEPTLSLFPNDLISRRKILPIEPRDTKPHSPIALLKSAPRFQVLPFKKPKSKLMPTPRTGKTESKSSSIHTQKQKKQDNNAFFTVKLKDEETPNSSLFTRANSLRKSESKLQDHKISEDSKTERFSKEIIQKYLNLIKPLYVKVSKRYSEKLQFPEVLPPSASPSSSPATIPFPKKHLRKSKSASASIGVTQPVSRRDDSLWEQHDGIQSAILHCKRSLNSSRESSLSRSIGGSLHEKSRDSFSKDSSLLSRFTSEPSDEKSVEN